A stretch of Astyanax mexicanus isolate ESR-SI-001 chromosome 21, AstMex3_surface, whole genome shotgun sequence DNA encodes these proteins:
- the cbsa gene encoding cystathionine beta-synthase a isoform X3: protein MPSVPPSKENGPSSPVCPFTGKNAANSASKVQNQDVVDAAIQLNRDKVASERKWIRPDLSSKCTWRLGAPQTDSPHTHPPRIHASSILPNILQGIGDTPLVRINKITKTFGLKCEMLAKCEYFNAGGSVKDRISLRMVEDAERAGILKPGDTIIEPTSGNTGIGLALAAAVKGYRCIIVMPEKMSLEKVDVLRALGAEIVRTPTSARFDSPESHVGVAWRLKNEIPNSHILDQYRNPSNPLAHYDTTAEEILEQCDGKVDMLVAGAGTGGTITGIARKLKEKCPNIKIIAVDPEGSILAEPDELNQTDKTQYEVEGIGYDFIPTVLDRTVVDSWYKTNDEESFAMARMLIRDEGLLCGGSSGTAMAAAVKAAKELKEGQRCVVILPDSIRNYMSKFLSDKWMFQKGFLTEEDIMVSKPWWWNLRLQSLNLSAPLTVLPTVTCQKTIKILKEKGFDQAPVVNESGVILGMVTLGNMLASVLAGKVKPSDPVSKVLYKQFKQIRLTDNMGKLSRILETDHFALVVHEQIQYLTDGSTTLKQMVFGVVTAIDLLNFVTAREKRERSVSECTDEL, encoded by the exons ATGCCTTCAGTGCCCCCCAGCAAAGAGAATGGACCCTCCAGTCCTGTCTGCCCCTTCACTGGCAAGAACGCTGCCAACAGTGCAAGCAAGGTGCAAAACCAGGACGTTGTGGACGCAGCCATCCAGCTAAACCGAGACAAGGTGGCCAGCGAGAGGAAGTGGATCCGTCCTGACCTGAGCAGCAAGTGCACCTGGAGGCTCGGAGCACCGCAGACAGACTCCcctcacacccacccacccag GATACATGCTTCCAGCATCTTACCCAACATCCTCCAAGGAATTGGAGACACGCCCCTTGTGCGCATCAACAAGATCACCAAGACATTCGGCCTCAAGTGTGAGATGT tggcgAAGTGCGAGTACTTCAACGCCGGCGGCAGTGTGAAGGACAGAATCAGCTTGCGGATGGTGGAAGATGCAGAGAGAGCGGGCATCCTCAAACCTGGAGACACTATTATTGAGCCCACATCTGGAAATACTG GTATTGGCCTTGCTCTGGCTGCAGCTGTGAAGGGCTACCGCTGCATCATCGTCATGCCTGAGAAGATGAGTTTGGAGAAG GTGGATGTACTGAGAGCCCTGGGGGCTGAGATCGTCCGTACCCCTACCAGCGCCCGTTTCGATTCGCCCGAGTCCCATGTGGGCGTGGCCTGGCGCCTGAAGAACGAAATTCCCAACTCACACATCCTGGACCAGTATCGTAATCCCAGCAACCCTCTGGCTCACTACGACACCACCGCTGAGGAGATCCTGGAGCAGTGTGATG GAAAAGTGGACATGCTGGTGGCAGGAGCTGGCACAGGGGGCACCATCACCGGCATCGCTCGCAAGCTGAAGGAGAAATGCCCCAACATTAAG ATCATTGCTGTGGACCCAGAGGGATCGATTCTAGCTGAGCCAGATGAGCTGAACCAGACAGATAAGACACAGTATGAGGTGGAGGGCATCGGCTATGATTTCATCCCTACTGTACTGGACAGAACA GTTGTAGACAGCTGGTACAAGACCAATGATGAAGAGTCCTTTGCTATGGCTCGCATGCTCATCAGAGACGAGGGGCTGCTGTGTG GTGGTAGTTCAGGCACTGCCATGGCAGCAGCAGTAAAGGCAGCCAAAGAGCTGAAGGAGGGACAGCGCTGTGTGGTCATCTTACCCGACTCCATCCGCAACTACAT GTCCAAATTCTTGAGTGACAAATGGATGTTCCAGAAGGGCTTTCTAACAGAAGAGGACATCATGGTTAGCAAGCCTTG GTGGTGGAATCTTAGGTTACAGAGTTTGAATCTCTCTGCTCCCCTCACTGTTTTGCCCACAGTAACCTGTCAAAAAACCATCAAGATCCTGAAAGAAAAGGGATTTGACCAAGCTCCAGTCGTCAATGAGTCAGG GGTGATTCTTGGTATGGTGACCTTGGGGAACATGTTAGCTTCAGTGCTAGCTGGAAAAGTCAAGCCCTCAGACCCTGTCAGCAAAGTGCTCTACAAGCAGTTTAAACAG ATTCGGCTGACTGATAACATGGGGAAGCTCTCTCGGATCTTGGAGACGGATCACTTTGCCCTGGTGGTGCACGAACAGATTCAGT ATTTGACAGACGGATCCACCACTCTGAAGCAGATGGTGTTTGGAGTAGTGACAGCTATTGACCTGCTGAACTTCGTAACCGCCCGTGAGAAACGAGAGCGTTCAGTGTCTGAATGCACAGACGAACTGTGA
- the cbsa gene encoding cystathionine beta-synthase a isoform X1, with protein MPSVPPSKENGPSSPVCPFTGKNAANSASKVQNQDVVDAAIQLNRDKVASERKWIRPDLSSKCTWRLGAPQTDSPHTHPPRIHASSILPNILQGIGDTPLVRINKITKTFGLKCEMLAKCEYFNAGGSVKDRISLRMVEDAERAGILKPGDTIIEPTSGNTGIGLALAAAVKGYRCIIVMPEKMSLEKVDVLRALGAEIVRTPTSARFDSPESHVGVAWRLKNEIPNSHILDQYRNPSNPLAHYDTTAEEILEQCDGKVDMLVAGAGTGGTITGIARKLKEKCPNIKIIAVDPEGSILAEPDELNQTDKTQYEVEGIGYDFIPTVLDRTVVDSWYKTNDEESFAMARMLIRDEGLLCGGSSGTAMAAAVKAAKELKEGQRCVVILPDSIRNYMSKFLSDKWMFQKGFLTEEDIMVSKPWWWNLRLQSLNLSAPLTVLPTVTCQKTIKILKEKGFDQAPVVNESGVILGMVTLGNMLASVLAGKVKPSDPVSKVLYKQFKQIRLTDNMGKLSRILETDHFALVVHEQIQLPCQKFEHTSSHSIYLTDGSTTLKQMVFGVVTAIDLLNFVTAREKRERSVSECTDEL; from the exons ATGCCTTCAGTGCCCCCCAGCAAAGAGAATGGACCCTCCAGTCCTGTCTGCCCCTTCACTGGCAAGAACGCTGCCAACAGTGCAAGCAAGGTGCAAAACCAGGACGTTGTGGACGCAGCCATCCAGCTAAACCGAGACAAGGTGGCCAGCGAGAGGAAGTGGATCCGTCCTGACCTGAGCAGCAAGTGCACCTGGAGGCTCGGAGCACCGCAGACAGACTCCcctcacacccacccacccag GATACATGCTTCCAGCATCTTACCCAACATCCTCCAAGGAATTGGAGACACGCCCCTTGTGCGCATCAACAAGATCACCAAGACATTCGGCCTCAAGTGTGAGATGT tggcgAAGTGCGAGTACTTCAACGCCGGCGGCAGTGTGAAGGACAGAATCAGCTTGCGGATGGTGGAAGATGCAGAGAGAGCGGGCATCCTCAAACCTGGAGACACTATTATTGAGCCCACATCTGGAAATACTG GTATTGGCCTTGCTCTGGCTGCAGCTGTGAAGGGCTACCGCTGCATCATCGTCATGCCTGAGAAGATGAGTTTGGAGAAG GTGGATGTACTGAGAGCCCTGGGGGCTGAGATCGTCCGTACCCCTACCAGCGCCCGTTTCGATTCGCCCGAGTCCCATGTGGGCGTGGCCTGGCGCCTGAAGAACGAAATTCCCAACTCACACATCCTGGACCAGTATCGTAATCCCAGCAACCCTCTGGCTCACTACGACACCACCGCTGAGGAGATCCTGGAGCAGTGTGATG GAAAAGTGGACATGCTGGTGGCAGGAGCTGGCACAGGGGGCACCATCACCGGCATCGCTCGCAAGCTGAAGGAGAAATGCCCCAACATTAAG ATCATTGCTGTGGACCCAGAGGGATCGATTCTAGCTGAGCCAGATGAGCTGAACCAGACAGATAAGACACAGTATGAGGTGGAGGGCATCGGCTATGATTTCATCCCTACTGTACTGGACAGAACA GTTGTAGACAGCTGGTACAAGACCAATGATGAAGAGTCCTTTGCTATGGCTCGCATGCTCATCAGAGACGAGGGGCTGCTGTGTG GTGGTAGTTCAGGCACTGCCATGGCAGCAGCAGTAAAGGCAGCCAAAGAGCTGAAGGAGGGACAGCGCTGTGTGGTCATCTTACCCGACTCCATCCGCAACTACAT GTCCAAATTCTTGAGTGACAAATGGATGTTCCAGAAGGGCTTTCTAACAGAAGAGGACATCATGGTTAGCAAGCCTTG GTGGTGGAATCTTAGGTTACAGAGTTTGAATCTCTCTGCTCCCCTCACTGTTTTGCCCACAGTAACCTGTCAAAAAACCATCAAGATCCTGAAAGAAAAGGGATTTGACCAAGCTCCAGTCGTCAATGAGTCAGG GGTGATTCTTGGTATGGTGACCTTGGGGAACATGTTAGCTTCAGTGCTAGCTGGAAAAGTCAAGCCCTCAGACCCTGTCAGCAAAGTGCTCTACAAGCAGTTTAAACAG ATTCGGCTGACTGATAACATGGGGAAGCTCTCTCGGATCTTGGAGACGGATCACTTTGCCCTGGTGGTGCACGAACAGATTCAGT TACCATGTCAAAAGTTTGagcacacctcttctcattcaatat ATTTGACAGACGGATCCACCACTCTGAAGCAGATGGTGTTTGGAGTAGTGACAGCTATTGACCTGCTGAACTTCGTAACCGCCCGTGAGAAACGAGAGCGTTCAGTGTCTGAATGCACAGACGAACTGTGA
- the cbsa gene encoding cystathionine beta-synthase a isoform X2: MPSVPPSKENGPSSPVCPFTGKNAANSASKVQNQDVVDAAIQLNRDKVASERKWIRPDLSSKCTWRLGAPQTDSPHTHPPRIHASSILPNILQGIGDTPLVRINKITKTFGLKCEMLAKCEYFNAGGSVKDRISLRMVEDAERAGILKPGDTIIEPTSGNTGIGLALAAAVKGYRCIIVMPEKMSLEKVDVLRALGAEIVRTPTSARFDSPESHVGVAWRLKNEIPNSHILDQYRNPSNPLAHYDTTAEEILEQCDVDMLVAGAGTGGTITGIARKLKEKCPNIKIIAVDPEGSILAEPDELNQTDKTQYEVEGIGYDFIPTVLDRTVVDSWYKTNDEESFAMARMLIRDEGLLCGGSSGTAMAAAVKAAKELKEGQRCVVILPDSIRNYMSKFLSDKWMFQKGFLTEEDIMVSKPWWWNLRLQSLNLSAPLTVLPTVTCQKTIKILKEKGFDQAPVVNESGVILGMVTLGNMLASVLAGKVKPSDPVSKVLYKQFKQIRLTDNMGKLSRILETDHFALVVHEQIQLPCQKFEHTSSHSIYLTDGSTTLKQMVFGVVTAIDLLNFVTAREKRERSVSECTDEL; the protein is encoded by the exons ATGCCTTCAGTGCCCCCCAGCAAAGAGAATGGACCCTCCAGTCCTGTCTGCCCCTTCACTGGCAAGAACGCTGCCAACAGTGCAAGCAAGGTGCAAAACCAGGACGTTGTGGACGCAGCCATCCAGCTAAACCGAGACAAGGTGGCCAGCGAGAGGAAGTGGATCCGTCCTGACCTGAGCAGCAAGTGCACCTGGAGGCTCGGAGCACCGCAGACAGACTCCcctcacacccacccacccag GATACATGCTTCCAGCATCTTACCCAACATCCTCCAAGGAATTGGAGACACGCCCCTTGTGCGCATCAACAAGATCACCAAGACATTCGGCCTCAAGTGTGAGATGT tggcgAAGTGCGAGTACTTCAACGCCGGCGGCAGTGTGAAGGACAGAATCAGCTTGCGGATGGTGGAAGATGCAGAGAGAGCGGGCATCCTCAAACCTGGAGACACTATTATTGAGCCCACATCTGGAAATACTG GTATTGGCCTTGCTCTGGCTGCAGCTGTGAAGGGCTACCGCTGCATCATCGTCATGCCTGAGAAGATGAGTTTGGAGAAG GTGGATGTACTGAGAGCCCTGGGGGCTGAGATCGTCCGTACCCCTACCAGCGCCCGTTTCGATTCGCCCGAGTCCCATGTGGGCGTGGCCTGGCGCCTGAAGAACGAAATTCCCAACTCACACATCCTGGACCAGTATCGTAATCCCAGCAACCCTCTGGCTCACTACGACACCACCGCTGAGGAGATCCTGGAGCAGTGTGATG TGGACATGCTGGTGGCAGGAGCTGGCACAGGGGGCACCATCACCGGCATCGCTCGCAAGCTGAAGGAGAAATGCCCCAACATTAAG ATCATTGCTGTGGACCCAGAGGGATCGATTCTAGCTGAGCCAGATGAGCTGAACCAGACAGATAAGACACAGTATGAGGTGGAGGGCATCGGCTATGATTTCATCCCTACTGTACTGGACAGAACA GTTGTAGACAGCTGGTACAAGACCAATGATGAAGAGTCCTTTGCTATGGCTCGCATGCTCATCAGAGACGAGGGGCTGCTGTGTG GTGGTAGTTCAGGCACTGCCATGGCAGCAGCAGTAAAGGCAGCCAAAGAGCTGAAGGAGGGACAGCGCTGTGTGGTCATCTTACCCGACTCCATCCGCAACTACAT GTCCAAATTCTTGAGTGACAAATGGATGTTCCAGAAGGGCTTTCTAACAGAAGAGGACATCATGGTTAGCAAGCCTTG GTGGTGGAATCTTAGGTTACAGAGTTTGAATCTCTCTGCTCCCCTCACTGTTTTGCCCACAGTAACCTGTCAAAAAACCATCAAGATCCTGAAAGAAAAGGGATTTGACCAAGCTCCAGTCGTCAATGAGTCAGG GGTGATTCTTGGTATGGTGACCTTGGGGAACATGTTAGCTTCAGTGCTAGCTGGAAAAGTCAAGCCCTCAGACCCTGTCAGCAAAGTGCTCTACAAGCAGTTTAAACAG ATTCGGCTGACTGATAACATGGGGAAGCTCTCTCGGATCTTGGAGACGGATCACTTTGCCCTGGTGGTGCACGAACAGATTCAGT TACCATGTCAAAAGTTTGagcacacctcttctcattcaatat ATTTGACAGACGGATCCACCACTCTGAAGCAGATGGTGTTTGGAGTAGTGACAGCTATTGACCTGCTGAACTTCGTAACCGCCCGTGAGAAACGAGAGCGTTCAGTGTCTGAATGCACAGACGAACTGTGA
- the cbsa gene encoding cystathionine beta-synthase a isoform X4 has protein sequence MPSVPPSKENGPSSPVCPFTGKNAANSASKVQNQDVVDAAIQLNRDKVASERKWIRPDLSSKCTWRLGAPQTDSPHTHPPRIHASSILPNILQGIGDTPLVRINKITKTFGLKCEMLAKCEYFNAGGSVKDRISLRMVEDAERAGILKPGDTIIEPTSGNTGIGLALAAAVKGYRCIIVMPEKMSLEKVDVLRALGAEIVRTPTSARFDSPESHVGVAWRLKNEIPNSHILDQYRNPSNPLAHYDTTAEEILEQCDVDMLVAGAGTGGTITGIARKLKEKCPNIKIIAVDPEGSILAEPDELNQTDKTQYEVEGIGYDFIPTVLDRTVVDSWYKTNDEESFAMARMLIRDEGLLCGGSSGTAMAAAVKAAKELKEGQRCVVILPDSIRNYMSKFLSDKWMFQKGFLTEEDIMVSKPWWWNLRLQSLNLSAPLTVLPTVTCQKTIKILKEKGFDQAPVVNESGVILGMVTLGNMLASVLAGKVKPSDPVSKVLYKQFKQIRLTDNMGKLSRILETDHFALVVHEQIQYLTDGSTTLKQMVFGVVTAIDLLNFVTAREKRERSVSECTDEL, from the exons ATGCCTTCAGTGCCCCCCAGCAAAGAGAATGGACCCTCCAGTCCTGTCTGCCCCTTCACTGGCAAGAACGCTGCCAACAGTGCAAGCAAGGTGCAAAACCAGGACGTTGTGGACGCAGCCATCCAGCTAAACCGAGACAAGGTGGCCAGCGAGAGGAAGTGGATCCGTCCTGACCTGAGCAGCAAGTGCACCTGGAGGCTCGGAGCACCGCAGACAGACTCCcctcacacccacccacccag GATACATGCTTCCAGCATCTTACCCAACATCCTCCAAGGAATTGGAGACACGCCCCTTGTGCGCATCAACAAGATCACCAAGACATTCGGCCTCAAGTGTGAGATGT tggcgAAGTGCGAGTACTTCAACGCCGGCGGCAGTGTGAAGGACAGAATCAGCTTGCGGATGGTGGAAGATGCAGAGAGAGCGGGCATCCTCAAACCTGGAGACACTATTATTGAGCCCACATCTGGAAATACTG GTATTGGCCTTGCTCTGGCTGCAGCTGTGAAGGGCTACCGCTGCATCATCGTCATGCCTGAGAAGATGAGTTTGGAGAAG GTGGATGTACTGAGAGCCCTGGGGGCTGAGATCGTCCGTACCCCTACCAGCGCCCGTTTCGATTCGCCCGAGTCCCATGTGGGCGTGGCCTGGCGCCTGAAGAACGAAATTCCCAACTCACACATCCTGGACCAGTATCGTAATCCCAGCAACCCTCTGGCTCACTACGACACCACCGCTGAGGAGATCCTGGAGCAGTGTGATG TGGACATGCTGGTGGCAGGAGCTGGCACAGGGGGCACCATCACCGGCATCGCTCGCAAGCTGAAGGAGAAATGCCCCAACATTAAG ATCATTGCTGTGGACCCAGAGGGATCGATTCTAGCTGAGCCAGATGAGCTGAACCAGACAGATAAGACACAGTATGAGGTGGAGGGCATCGGCTATGATTTCATCCCTACTGTACTGGACAGAACA GTTGTAGACAGCTGGTACAAGACCAATGATGAAGAGTCCTTTGCTATGGCTCGCATGCTCATCAGAGACGAGGGGCTGCTGTGTG GTGGTAGTTCAGGCACTGCCATGGCAGCAGCAGTAAAGGCAGCCAAAGAGCTGAAGGAGGGACAGCGCTGTGTGGTCATCTTACCCGACTCCATCCGCAACTACAT GTCCAAATTCTTGAGTGACAAATGGATGTTCCAGAAGGGCTTTCTAACAGAAGAGGACATCATGGTTAGCAAGCCTTG GTGGTGGAATCTTAGGTTACAGAGTTTGAATCTCTCTGCTCCCCTCACTGTTTTGCCCACAGTAACCTGTCAAAAAACCATCAAGATCCTGAAAGAAAAGGGATTTGACCAAGCTCCAGTCGTCAATGAGTCAGG GGTGATTCTTGGTATGGTGACCTTGGGGAACATGTTAGCTTCAGTGCTAGCTGGAAAAGTCAAGCCCTCAGACCCTGTCAGCAAAGTGCTCTACAAGCAGTTTAAACAG ATTCGGCTGACTGATAACATGGGGAAGCTCTCTCGGATCTTGGAGACGGATCACTTTGCCCTGGTGGTGCACGAACAGATTCAGT ATTTGACAGACGGATCCACCACTCTGAAGCAGATGGTGTTTGGAGTAGTGACAGCTATTGACCTGCTGAACTTCGTAACCGCCCGTGAGAAACGAGAGCGTTCAGTGTCTGAATGCACAGACGAACTGTGA